Proteins co-encoded in one Nicotiana sylvestris chromosome 7, ASM39365v2, whole genome shotgun sequence genomic window:
- the LOC104224139 gene encoding serine/threonine-protein kinase D6PK-like: MASTPSTKSSRRSSPSQVSKSNKLEIATSKEREVVSKQLMVEATASKKSQSSQPKGSPNLLADKFDSSLYLGNSKEAPGGVGTLPSEAKGPQGSTADQERKSSIKDSSASAKVSDGASSLAKTSGSAKISDRADFLESGKSSICRGSTGTDVSEESTSSSLSSSVNKPHKANDSRWEAIQAIRTKDGMLDLRHFRLLKKLGSGDIGSVYLSELCGTKCYFAMKVMDKASLASRKKLLRAQTEREILQSLDHPFLPTLYSHFETEKFSCLVMEFCPGGDLHTLRQRQPGKHFSEQAVKFYVAEVLLAMEYLHMLGIVYRDLKPENVLVREDGHIMLSDFDLSLRCTVSPTLVKSSSLETEPLRKNSAYCVQPACIEPSCIQPSCAVPTTCFGPRLFSSKSKKEKKSKNEIGNQVSPLPELIAEPTGARSMSFVGTHEYLAPEIIKGEGHGSAVDWWTFGIFLYELLFGKTPFKGSGNRQTLFNVVGQPLRFPESPVVSFSARDLIRGLLVKEPQHRLAYKRGATEIKQHPFFEGVNWALIRCASPPEIPRPVEFERISVPVASTSEKAVAGTVPHQKNSDNYLEFDFF; the protein is encoded by the exons ATGGCCTCAACACCTTCTACCAAGAGTTCTCGTAGGTCTTCACCTTCCCAAGTTTCAAAAAGTAACAAATTAGAGATCGCAACTTCTAAAGAACGAGAAGTTGTATCGAAGCAGCTTATGGTTGAAGCAACAGCCAGCAAAAAGTCACAGAGCTCTCAGCCTAAGGGATCTCCCAACTTGCTTGCTGATAAATTCGATTCAAGCTTATATTTGGGCAATTCGAAAGAAGCACCAGGCGGTGTAGGCACTCTGCCTTCCGAGGCAAAGGGCCCACAAGGCAGCACAGCTGATCAGGAAAGGAAGAGTTCTATTAAGGACAGCTCAGCATCAGCTAAAGTTAGTGATGGGGCTAGTAGCCTTGCGAAAACAAGTGGAAGTGCCAAAATTAGTGATCGAGCAGATTTTCTTGAGAGTGGTAAGAGCAGCATCTGTAGGGGGAGCACAGGCACTGATGTAAGTGAGGAGAGTACTTCTAGCAGCTTGAGCAGCAGTGTCAACAAACCTCATAAAGCTAATGACTCGAGATGGGAAGCAATTCAAGCTATCCGAACTAAAGATGGGATGTTGGATTTGAGGCATTTCCGGTTGCTGAAGAAGTTGGGAAGTGGTGATATTGGAAGTGTGTATCTATCTGAGTTATGTGGTACAAAATGTTATTTTGCCATGAAAGTTATGGATAAGGCGTCATTAGCTAGTCGTAAGAAATTGCTTCGTGCACAGACAGAAAGAGAGATATTGCAGTCCTTGGACCATCCATTTCTCCCAACACTATATAGCCATTTCGAAACAGAAAAGTTTTCATGTCTAGTAATGGAGTTCTGCCCAGGAGGAGACTTGCACACACTTCGTCAAAGGCAACCAGGGAAGCATTTTTCAGAACAAGCAGTGAA GTTCTACGTAGCAGAAGTGCTCCTTGCTATGGAATACCTCCACATGCTTGGCATTGTGTACCGTGATCTCAAGCCAGAAAATGTGCTTGTCAGAGAAGACGGGCATATAATGCTCTCTGATTTTGATCTCTCCCTTCGCTGCACTGTGAGTCCAACGCTTGTCAAGTCGTCATCTCTTGAAACAGAGCCGCTGCGGAAGAATTCTGCTTATTGTGTGCAGCCAGCTTGCATCGAGCCTTCTTGCATTCAGCCATCCTGTGCTGTTCCTACAACATGTTTCGGGCCTCGTCTCTTTTCTAGCAAgtcaaagaaagaaaagaagtctAAGAATGAAATAGGGAACCAAGTTAGCCCATTGCCAGAGCTAATTGCTGAGCCTACTGGAGCGCGATCGATGTCATTTGTCGGGACCCACGAGTATTTAGCACCCGAGATAATCAAAGGCGAAGGACATGGAAGTGCAGTGGACTGGTGGACTTTTGGTATCTTTCTCTACGAGTTATTGTTTGGCAAGACACCCTTCAAAGGATCAGGGAATCGGCAAACACTTTTCAACGTTGTGGGTCAGCCTCTGCGGTTTCCAGAATCTCCGGTGGTCAGTTTTTCAGCGAGGGATCTTATCCGAGGCTTGCTCGTGAAAGAGCCACAGCATAGATTGGCATACAAAAGAGGAGCCACAGAAATTAAGCAGCATCCCTTCTTTGAAGGTGTAAATTGGGCTTTGATTCGTTGCGCGAGTCCTCCTGAGATCCCAAGGCCCGTGGAATTCGAGAGAATTTCAGTTCCAGTAGCATCCACCAGTGAGAAAGCTGTAGCTGGAACTGTCCCTCACCAGAAAAATTCAGATAACTATCTTGAATTTGATTTCTTTTAA
- the LOC104222931 gene encoding pentatricopeptide repeat-containing protein At4g21065-like has product MAMLQSVCLASSLPNHTFLSPKLKRSFDPKNNVQIPTSETLYNFNSPFELKQVVAFLIKTNRPLSLLPLSRVASVCALTPTFPFAQQIFNCIEQSEVSVWNSCLRNLAEGNCVTNAIFLFHQMRIYNVVPDIFTCSFALKACVKLLDLSCGKIVHAYIEKLGFLSNLVLLNALLHLYATCGAMADSMLLFDKMPQRDVVSWNIMITQLANKGDIDGAFELFSKMPERNLRSWTAMITGFVHCGKAKEAIRLFTEMEETGLRANEVTVVAVLAACADLGALQLGRRIHEYSNKSGFKRNIHVCNTLVDMYIKCGCLEAAKAVFEEMKERTIVSWSAMIQGLAMHGQADEALELFNNMIQTGMKPNEVTFLGVLHACSHMGLVNEGREFFTSMTRDYNITPQIEHYGCMVDLLSRAGLLKEAYEFIVSMPINPNGVIWGSFLGGCRIQKDVDMAEEAMRHLGILDPLNDGYYIIMSNIYAEAKRWEDAARVRKLMKDRGVKKTPGWSSITIAGVMHEFVAGDDNHPQAEEIFERWDKLLERMKFKGYVPNTSVVLLDMEENEKEKYLYRHSEKLALVFGLMTTKPGETIRIMKNLRVCEDCHAAFKVISEIAKREIVVRDRNRFHCFKDGLCSCKDYW; this is encoded by the coding sequence ATGGCCATGCTGCAGTCTGTTTGTTTGGCATCTTCACTTCCCAACCATACCTTTCTCTCCCCAAAACTCAAACGCTCCTTTGATCCCAAAAACAATGTGCAAATACCCACTTCAGAAACCCTCTACAATTTCAACTCCCCGTTCGAGCTCAAACAAGTTGTTGCTTTCCTCATTAAAACCAATAGACCTCTCTCACTACTCCCACTTTCCCGTGTTGCCTCCGTTTGTGCACTTACTCCCACCTTCCCCTTTGCTCAACAGATTTTCAACTGTATTGAGCAGTCAGAAGTTTCTGTGTGGAATAGCTGCTTGAGAAATCTTGCTGAGGGCAATTGTGTAACAAATGCCATTTTCTTGTTTCATCAAATGCGCATTTACAATGTTGTACCTGATATTTTtacttgctcttttgctctcaaggCTTGTGTGAAATTACTGGATCTTTCATGTGGGAAAATTGTTCATGCGTATATAGAGAAACTTGGGTTTCTGTCGAACTTAGTATTGCTAAATGCACTTCTTCACTTGTATGCTACTTGTGGAGCAATGGCTGATTCCATGCTtctgtttgataaaatgcctcaACGAGATGTTGTGTCTTGGAATATAATGATTACCCAATTAGCGAATAAGGGTGATATTGACGGGGCGTTTGAATTGTTTTCCAAAATGCCGGAGAGAAATTTAAGGTCTTGGACTGCCATGATCACTGGTTTTGTTCATTGCGGGAAGGCTAAAGAAGCTATTAGACTTTTCACAGAAATGGAAGAGACCGGCTTGAGGGCAAATGAGGTGACTGTAGTGGCTGTTCTTGCAGCTTGTGCTGATTTGGGTGCACTTCAATTGGGCAGGAGGATTCATGAGTATTCAAATAAGAGCGGGTTTAAAAGAAATATTCACGTTTGCAACACTCTGGTTGACATGTACATTAAGTGTGGATGCTTAGAGGCTGCAAAAGCTGTttttgaagaaatgaaggaaCGGACAATTGTATCGTGGTCTGCTATGATCCAGGGTTTAGCTATGCATGGACAGGCTGATGAAGCCTTAGAACTCTTTAACAACATGATCCAAACAGGAATGAAGCCTAATGAGGTCACATTTCTTGGAGTCTTGCATGCTTGTAGCCATATGGGGTTGGTCAATGAGGGGAGAGAATTTTTCACTAGTATGACTAGAGACTATAACATTACTCCCCAAATTGAGCATTATGGTTGCATGGTTGATCTCCTGAGTCGCGCAGGACTTCTTAAAGAGGCATATGAGTTCATCGTAAGCATGCCTATAAATCCAAATGGTGTCATATGGGGTTCTTTTCTAGGTGGATGTAGAATTCAAAAGGATGTGGACATGGCCGAGGAAGCTATGAGGCACCTAGGTATATTGGACCCTCTTAATGACGGATACTATATAATTATGTCAAATATCTATGCAGAAGCTAAGCGCTGGGAAGATGCAGCAAGGGTGAGGAAGTTGATGAAAGATCGAGGAGTAAAGAAAACACCAGGTTGGAGTTCAATAACTATAGCAGGAGTAATGCATGAATTTGTGGCTGGAGATGATAACCATCCTCAAGCAGAGGAGATCTTTGAAAGATGGGACAAACTGCTAGAACGGATGAAGTTCAAAGGATATGTACCAAATACTTCAGTGGTTCTACTAGACATGGAAGAGAatgagaaagaaaaatatttgtaTCGCCATAGTGAGAAATTGGCCCTTGTTTTTGGTTTGATGACCACCAAACCAGGAGAAACAATAAGGATAATGAAGAATCTTCGCGTTTGTGAAGACTGCCATGCTGCTTTCAAAGTAATATCAGAAATTGCCAAGCGAGAGATAGTTGTGCGTGATAGGAATAGATTTCATTGTTTTAAAGATGGTCTTTGCTCTTGTAAGGACTATTGGTAG